One window from the genome of Vicia villosa cultivar HV-30 ecotype Madison, WI unplaced genomic scaffold, Vvil1.0 ctg.000131F_1_1_1, whole genome shotgun sequence encodes:
- the LOC131624463 gene encoding mechanosensitive ion channel protein 10-like — MENTKSSDQVVLFLDQQQNPKPSTMDTETHHNNNTTEPHQDKPKHPSRVKTLTRLTFSKPKSRIFEYNHTPRNKLPTFEEEENTQLPSYKVSSDEEDDYEWKEQESDDDDDNEEDPKLNKKKKFRVKWRLVFEWILFLNILTCLVCSLVIKKIKNMHLLGLEVWRWCLMAMVTFSGRLFSSWLVSFTVLIIERNFMLREKVLYFIYGLRNSIRNCLWLGLVLLSYWSVVFDDVQKKNHKFLNKMFQALVAVLVGATIWLVKIVLVKMLASSFHVTTYFDRMKESVFHHYVLDALSGPAMEYGEEISKEHHLTGSKTMPVGAGRWKKMKRFGSRRIDMEKLRKLSMESSGSVWSVKRLVNYVRSSGLSTISRTVDDFGNKESEISSEWEARSCAQKIFNNVAKPGAKYIEEVDLMRYLKRVEIHTIFPLFEGALETGKISRSSFRNWVIRAYYERKALAQSLNDTKTAVQQLHKLASAVVSVIIIIVTLLVMEVATIKIILFCITQTVLIGVAFQGTCKTVLEAIIFVFIMHPFDIGDRCVIDGIQMIVEEMNILTTVFLRYDNEKIYYPNAVLLTKPISNFYRSPEMRDSIDFTIDVTTPIETIIALKKSIQMYIESKPKYWNPKHTVMAKQIDQVDKLKLCLSVQHTINHQNYGERSIRISELLMEMKKMFEIHRIKYHLLPQEIHLTQMNIGDGRALFHS; from the exons ATGGAGAACACAAAATCCTCAGATCAAGTTGTTCTCTTCCTTGaccaacaacaaaaccctaaaccTTCCACAATGGACACTGAaactcaccacaacaacaacaccacCGAACCTCATCAAGACAAACCCAAACACCCCTCTAGAGTCAAAACTCTTACCCGTCTAACCTTCTCCAAACCCAAATCCAGAATCTTTGAATACAACCATACACCTCGCAACAAACTACCTACCttcgaagaagaagaaaacactcAACTACCTTCCTACAAAGTCTCTTCCGACGAAGAAGACGACTACGAATGGAAGGAACAAGAATCAGACGATGACGACGACAACGAAGAAGATCCAAAgttaaacaaaaagaaaaagtttagaGTGAAGTGGAGGCTAGTTTTTGAATGGATACTATTTCTAAACATATTAACATGCTTGGTTTGTTCTCtcgtaataaaaaaaatcaaaaacatgcATTTACTAGGGTTAGAAGTTTGGAGATGGTGCTTAATGGCAATGGTAACGTTTAGTGGCCGTTTATTTTCAAGTTGGTTAGTTAGTTTCACCGTTCTCATCATAGAAAGAAACTTCATGCTAAGAGAAAAAGTTTTATACTTCATCTACGGTTTAAGAAACAGCATTCGTAATTGTTTATGGCTAGGTCTTGTTTTATTGTCCTATTGGAGTGTAGTTTTCGATGATGTCCAAAAGAAAAACCATAAGTTCCTCAACAAGATGTTCCAAGCACTTGTTGCTGTTCTAGTAGGTGCAACAATATGGTTAGTGAAAATTGTCTTGGTGAAAATGCTAGCTTCATCTTTTCATGTGACAACATATTTTGATAGGATGAAAGAGAGTGTTTTTCATCATTATGTGTTGGACGCGTTGTCGGGTCCGGCGATGGAGTACGGGGAGGAGATATCGAAAGAGCATCATTTGACGGGGTCGAAGACGATGCCGGTGGGGGCGGGGaggtggaagaagatgaagagatttggGTCAAGGAGGATTGATATGGAAAAGCTGAGGAAACTTAGTATGGAGAGTAGTGGGTCGGTTTGGAGTGTTAAGAGGCTTGTTAACTATGTTAGGTCTTCTGGTTTGTCGACTATTTCTAGGACTGTTGATGATTTTGGGAATAAAGAGAGTGAGATTAGTAGTGAATGGGAAGCTAGAAGTTGTGCTCAGAAGATTTTTAACAATGTTGCTAAACCTGGTGCCAA GTATATTGAAGAGGTGGATCTCATGAGATATTTGAAGAGGGTTGAGATACATACCATATTTCCACTCTTTGAAGGAGCTCTTGAAACTGGAAAAATTAGCAGATCTTCCTTTAGAAATTGGGTG ATTCGAGCTTATTATGAAAGAAAAGCCCTAGCACAATCACTCAATGATACAAAAACAGCAGTGCAACAACTTCACAAATTAGCAAGTGCAGTTGTGAGTGTGATAATAATAATAGTGACACTTTTGGTGATGGAAGTGGCTACAATCAAGATAATACTATTTTGTATCACACAAACAGTTTTAATAGGAGTTGCTTTTCAAGGCACTTGCAAAACTGTCTTGGAAGCTATTATCTTTGTCTTCATCATGCACCCTTTCGACATAGGAGACCGTTGTGTCATCGATGGTATTCAG ATGATTGTGGAAGAGATGAATATATTGACGACTGTGTTTCTTCGATATGACAATGAGAAAATTTACTACCCTAATGCGGTCTTACTCACTAAGCCTATAAGCAATTTTTATCGAAGTCCCGAGATGCGTGATTCAATCGATTTCACCATTGATGTTACAACTCCTATAGAGACTATCATTGCACTCAAGAAATCAATACAAAT GTACATTGAAAGCAAGCCAAAGTATTGGAATCCAAAGCACACTGTGATGGCAAAACAAATAGATCAAGTGGACAAGTTAAAGCTGTGTTTAAGTGTGCAACACACCATTAACCATCAAAACTATGGTGAGAGAAGCATtaggatatcagaacttctcatggaaatgaaaaagatgtttGAGATTCATCGTATCAAgtaccatcttcttcctcaagaaaTTCATCTCACTCAAATGAATATTGGAGATGGGA